Proteins encoded in a region of the Cheilinus undulatus linkage group 8, ASM1832078v1, whole genome shotgun sequence genome:
- the colq gene encoding acetylcholinesterase collagenic tail peptide, translating to MWSSMTPLTLGLYLPLWFSYGLAQSSVLDSFISFPTALRPEEQQRRFNPCCLLSPPPPPLFPPPPSLWRRHAHIEGVPSHSGNSEPGNEDKGSACVRGPPGPAGPPGLQGPPGLPGIGGPKGEKGEIGRPGQKGRTGPPGLPGKQGPAGWQGPTGPKGEKGDPGLMGLPGARGPIGPRGLHGYKGEKGSRGDRGESGVKGDKGAMGFPGMLGQKGEMGPKGEPGIAGNRGPTGRPGKRGKQGMKGDPGSVGPMGPAGPQGPAGHPGPPGSPATGLYMVGSKGARGPPGPPGKCSCGSLSTFPYDDYPSRVNYAKVPAIFVVSNEEELERLQTDNALAFRKDQRSLYFKDIDGWLPIQTFPFQLTPFQSMENAPDDEGYCGDGIVQISNGEECDDRNRVVTDGCVKCKHAYCGDGYRYEGAEECDGKDFGYQTCNSYLPGSYGHLKCTPYCVIDSTNCKYFT from the exons ATGTGGAGCAGCATGACTCCTCTAACACTTGGATTGTATCTGCCTCTCTGGTTCTCTTATGGCCTGGCTCAGTCATCAGTCCTGgacagttttatttcattccCAACAG CTCTCAGACCtgaggagcagcagaggaggtTCAACCCATGCTGTTTACTGAGTCCGCCTCCACCCCCGCTGTTTCCTCCACCCCCTTCACTTTGGCGCCGCCACGCTCAT ATTGAAGGTGTTCCATCTCACAGCGGAAATTCAGAGCCGGGCAATGAGGACAAAGGTTCTGCCTGTGTCCGAGGCCCCCCCGGGCCAGCTGGCCCCCCTGGCCTTCAG GGTCCACCTGGGTTACCTGGGATCGGAGGGCCCAAAGGAGAAAAG GGAGAAATCGGAAGACCTGGGCAAAAG GGTCGGACAGGTCCTCCTGGACTTCCTGGGAAACAGGGACCCGCTGGATGGCAAGGACCAACTGGGCCCAAA GGTGAGAAAGGTGATCCCGGGCTGATGGGTTTGCCTGGAGCCAGAGGACCAATTGGGCCACGG GGTTTACATGGGTATAAAGGAGAAAAG GGCTCTCGAGGCGATCGTGGTGAGAGTGGAGTCAAAGGTGATAAG GGGGCGATGGGTTTCCCAGGGATGCTTGGACAGAAA ggTGAAATGGGTCCAAAAGGAGAACCTGGAATTGCAGGAAACAGAGGACCCACCGGACGTCCAGGGAAGAGAGGCAAACAG gGAATGAAAGGAGACCCGGGCAGTGTGGGTCCCATGGGACCTGCAGGCCCACAGGGACCTGCCGGCCACCCTGGTCCTCCTGGTTCACCTGCTACAG GACTGTATATGGTTGGATCGAAGGGTGCTAGAGGTCCACCAGGGCCCCCTGGAAAGTGTAGCTGTGGCTCTCTCAGCACTTTTCCATATGATGATTATCCTTCAAGAGTAAACTACGCCAAAGTACCAGCA ATATTCGTTGTGAGCAACGAGGAAGAACTGGAGCGTCTCCAAACAGACAACGCTCTTGCATTCCGTAAAGATCAGAGATCTCTGTATTTCAAAGACATCGATGGCTGGTTACCAATCCAG ACTTTTCCATTCCAGCTGACGCCGTTCCAGTCCATGGAAAATGCTCCTGATGATGAGGGTTACTGTGGTGATGGGATTGTGCAGATTTCCAACGGGGAGGAGTGCGATGACAGAAACCGGGTCGTGACAGATGGCTGTGTCA AATGTAAACACGCCTACTGTGGAGATGGGTATCGCTATGAGGGGGCTGAGGAGTGTGATGGGAAGGACTTTGGATACCAGACATGTAATTCATATCTTCCAGG GTCATATGGTCACCTCAAGTGCACACCATACTGTGTTATTGACTCCACAAACTGCAAGTACTTCACCTGA
- the hacl1 gene encoding 2-hydroxyacyl-CoA lyase 1 — MDEVTGAQLIAESLKSQKVEYMFGIVGVPVIEVAMAAQAAGIKYVGMRNEQAACYAASAVGYLTGRPGACLVVSGPGLIHALGGMANANINCWPVVVIGGSSDQNQETAGAFQEFPQVEACRLYSKFSARPSSLEAIPSVVEKAVRTSIFGRPGACYVDIAGDMVNAKVDRSRVRFVSCCPSPPLSFADHAAITEAITALKQSKRPLIIIGKGAAYGRAEAALKEFVEMSGLPFLPTPMGKGVLPDDHPNCVAAARSRALLQVDVVLLLGARLNWMLHFGLPPRFDPNVKIIQVDLYAEEMGNNVRPAVALLGDVNAIVTQLLECIHKDGWKYPSGTEWWNTLKDKIVANAKMSKALALQSSVPMNYYTVFHHVSQLLPHDCIIVSEGANTMDIGRTMLNNYLPRHRLDAGTFGTMGIGLGFAIAAAAVERSENKGQRIICVEGDSAFGFSGMEVETMCRYNLPVIIIVVNNNGIYSGVDPETWKEMAKMGDLTSIAPPVTLLPEARYDEVMTAFGGRGFLVRTVEELRSALQLSLSDCERPSLLNVLIDPSSDRKQQEFPWLTRSNL, encoded by the exons ATGGATGAAGTGACGGGAGCTCAGCTCATTGCTGAGTCTCTGAAATCTCAG AAAGTGGAGTATATGTTTGGTATAGTTGGTGTTCCCGTCATTGAAGTGGCCATGGCTGCTCAGGCTGCAGGGATCAAATACGTGGGAATGCGGAATGAGCAGGCG GCATGTTATGCAGCATCAGCTGTTGGATACCTCACAGGGAG GCCAGGTGCCTGTCTGGTTGTGTCTGGACCTGGACTCATTCACGCTCTTGGTGGAATGGCCAACGCAAATATCAACTGCTG GCCCGTGGTTGTCATTGGAGGGTCCTCAGATCAAAACCAAGAAACAGCAGGAGCCTTTCAGGAGTTTCCTCAG GTGGAAGCATGTCGCCTTTATAGTAAGTTTTCTGCAAGACCCAGCAGTCTAGAGGCCATCCCTTCAGTGGTAGAAAAG GCAGTTCGTACAAGCATCTTTGGGCGTCCAGGTGCCTGTTATGTGGACATAGCAGGAGACATGGTCAATGCTAAAGTAGACAGGAGCAGAGtcag GTTTGTGTCCTGCTGCCCGAGTCCTCCCTTGAGTTTTGCTGACCATGCTGCCATTACTGAAGCCATCACAGCCCTGAAACAATCCAAAAGACCTCTTATCATCATTGGAAAAG GAGCAGCGTATGGTCGAGCTGAAGCTGCTCTGAAAGAGTTTGTAGAAATGAGCGGTCTTCCATTTCTGCCCACACCTATGGGGAAAGGCGTTTTACCTGATGACCACCCCAACTGTGTGGCTGCTGCCCGCTCCAG AGCTCTTCTCCAGGTTGATGTTGTCCTTCTGCTTGGAGCCAGGTTGAACTGGATGCTGCATTTTGGTCTTCCACCTAGATTTGACCCCAATGTCAAGATTATTCAG GTTGACCTCTATGCAGAAGAGATGGGGAACAACGTGAGGCCTGCTGTTGCTCTCCTGGGAGATGTCAATGCTATTGTCACTCAG CTCTTGGAGTGTATCCATAAAGATGGCTGGAAGTATCCGTCTGGTACTGAGTGGTGGAACACACTAAAGGACAAAATTGTTGCTAATGCGAAAATGTCAAAG GCCCTGGCTCTCCAGTCATCAGTGCCCATGAACTACTACACAGTGTTTCATCACGTTTCCCAGCTGCTGCCACATGACTGCATCATCGTCAGTGAGGGGGCAAACACCATGGACATAGGACGCACTATGTTGAACAACTACCTACCTCGTCACAG GTTAGATGCAGGTACGTTTGGGACGATGGGTATAGGTCTTGGTTTTGCTATTGCAGCAGCTGCTGTGGAGAGGAGTGAGAATAAAGGCCAAAGGATCATCTGTGTGGAGGGAGATAGTGCCTTTGGCTTTTCTGGCATGGAGGTTGAAACCATGTGCAG GTATAATTTACCTGTGATCATCATTGTGGTCAATAATAACGGTATTTACAGCGGAGTGGATCCTGAGACGTggaaagaaatggcaaaaatgggagatcTGACCTCCAT AGCCCCCCCTGTGACCCTCCTACCTGAGGCTCGCTATGATGAAGTCATGACGGCGTTTGGTGGACGAGGGTTTCTGGTGAGGACAGTGGAGGAGCTGCGCAGTGCTCTTCAGCTCAGCCTGAGTGACTGTGAGAGACCAAGTCTCCTAAACGTGCTCATCGACCCGTcatcagacagaaaacagcag GAGTTCCCGTGGCTTACACGTTCCAACTTATAG